The Acidobacteriota bacterium genome includes a window with the following:
- a CDS encoding tetratricopeptide repeat protein — MKRGRTPESNVVTPLAAESGDAGAHHSAPPSRLVWRPIYALIPPLLALITSINSLRNGFAFDDEQQLLRNEFIKSLANLPGAFTTSVWSFMGDTASLNPDAYYRPLFTTLFTINYAVFGTTAWGWHLVNVLVHAGVTLLVWLVLKEVTNREGVSAIAAALFAVHPVHAEPVAWISGVTDPWLALFVLPAFYFYLRYHKDGRKRLMAAALCFYFLALLSKETAIVLPVVVAYCELVHFKDSRSLRQKAIALTMIGALFAVPTLIYLLLRNHAIEAFFLRTNPRFTWGEALLTTPLAAMKYLTLLVVPADYSVHHYTLPVESLTFAAFYGPLALIAAAVVAILIGRSRALMFAAVWFVAWIAPPLAGLRVFDPQYSIQERYLYLPSMGFCLAVALGIEWLAARRLAAVSGRVVAAMLLIAMVIALGAVHLNQNLVWRSTISLFQHIVAVDPRSPLARNELASTYYGAGRRQEAEAETRTALELDPKFVDAYISLAAFAFNNGKSDQSIKYLEQAKSLVGERRLKHRYLGRIHSDLGFYYEQRKEFDRAEQNLRLAADTLPCAKTFIALGQFYLDRRRYEEARELLEQSLPQVSRRYAPIHLQLAKTFDALGQRDRALSEYQKYIELAPYAPDSVEARRRLAQLQSAN, encoded by the coding sequence GTGAAAAGAGGGCGTACGCCCGAGTCGAATGTCGTCACTCCTCTAGCCGCGGAGTCTGGAGACGCGGGCGCGCATCACTCTGCGCCACCATCCCGTTTAGTGTGGCGGCCGATCTATGCATTGATCCCGCCGTTGCTCGCGCTGATCACGTCGATCAATAGTCTCAGGAACGGCTTCGCATTCGATGACGAACAGCAACTGCTGAGGAATGAGTTCATCAAAAGCCTCGCCAATCTGCCGGGCGCATTCACTACGAGTGTATGGTCGTTCATGGGCGACACTGCGTCGCTGAATCCAGACGCGTATTACCGGCCGCTGTTTACAACTCTGTTTACAATAAACTACGCCGTATTCGGCACGACGGCCTGGGGTTGGCATCTGGTAAACGTGTTAGTCCATGCGGGAGTAACTCTGCTTGTCTGGCTCGTGCTCAAAGAAGTTACAAATCGCGAGGGGGTTTCAGCCATCGCGGCCGCGTTGTTCGCGGTCCATCCGGTACATGCGGAACCGGTCGCCTGGATATCGGGTGTCACCGATCCCTGGTTGGCGCTGTTCGTTCTGCCTGCTTTCTACTTCTATCTGCGATACCACAAAGACGGGCGAAAGCGCCTGATGGCAGCCGCGCTTTGTTTCTACTTTCTCGCTCTGTTGAGCAAAGAGACCGCGATTGTGCTGCCGGTGGTCGTTGCCTATTGCGAGCTCGTGCATTTCAAGGATTCGCGCTCGCTGCGGCAGAAGGCGATCGCCCTGACAATGATTGGCGCCTTGTTTGCCGTGCCTACGCTGATCTATTTGCTACTGCGCAACCACGCCATCGAAGCGTTCTTCTTAAGGACCAATCCGCGATTTACCTGGGGCGAAGCACTTCTGACGACGCCGCTGGCGGCGATGAAGTACCTTACTCTGCTTGTGGTACCCGCGGACTACAGCGTGCATCATTACACCTTGCCGGTTGAATCGCTCACGTTCGCCGCTTTCTACGGACCGCTCGCTTTGATAGCGGCAGCCGTCGTTGCGATTCTGATTGGTAGATCGCGCGCGCTGATGTTTGCAGCCGTCTGGTTCGTGGCATGGATTGCGCCGCCTCTCGCCGGGTTGCGAGTGTTCGACCCGCAGTATTCGATCCAGGAAAGGTATTTGTATCTTCCATCAATGGGCTTCTGCCTGGCGGTAGCACTCGGGATCGAGTGGCTGGCAGCGCGCAGGTTGGCTGCTGTGTCCGGTCGCGTTGTCGCGGCGATGCTGTTGATTGCGATGGTGATTGCGCTGGGAGCGGTCCACCTCAATCAGAACCTCGTTTGGCGGAGCACGATAAGCTTGTTCCAGCACATTGTCGCGGTCGATCCGCGCTCTCCGCTCGCGCGCAACGAACTGGCCAGCACGTATTATGGCGCAGGCCGGCGACAAGAGGCTGAGGCCGAGACGCGGACAGCCCTCGAGCTGGATCCTAAATTTGTCGATGCGTACATCAGCCTCGCCGCGTTCGCCTTCAACAACGGCAAATCCGATCAGTCAATCAAATACCTGGAGCAGGCGAAGTCTTTGGTAGGGGAGAGAAGGTTGAAACACCGGTATCTGGGAAGGATTCACTCGGATTTGGGTTTTTACTACGAGCAGCGCAAAGAGTTCGACCGCGCTGAGCAGAACCTCCGTCTTGCGGCCGATACTCTTCCGTGCGCCAAAACTTTCATTGCACTCGGGCAGTTCTATCTTGATCGCCGCCGCTACGAAGAAGCGCGAGAATTACTTGAGCAAAGCTTGCCACAAGTCTCCCGCCGATATGCGCCGATACACCTTCAGCTCGCCAAGACTTTTGACGCTCTGGGTCAGCGCGACCGAGCCTTGTCGGAATATCAGAAATACATCGAGCTTGCTCCGTATGCCCCAGACAGCGTCGAGGCGAGACGCCGCCTTGCTCAACTCCAGTCCGCGAACTAA
- a CDS encoding arginine deiminase family protein: MLTAITRQVSPSINDCELSFHARQPIDVSKAIAQHTAYQDCLAELGVRIVSLPAEPHLPDAVFVEDPALVFNEVAIISVMGAPSRRPEARSLADALSRYRPIKFLAEPATLDGGDVMRAGPEVFVGLSQRTNREGIAQLSAILRPYDYQVHPVEVRGCLHLKSACSYIGNATVLVNRSWIDAEPLRRFELIDVPDEEPAAGNALLVKDVVVLPASFPHTRALLERRGFRVRAIDVSELQKAEAGVTCTSLIFEDSGLGSGEN; this comes from the coding sequence ATGCTAACGGCAATCACTCGTCAGGTCAGCCCGAGCATCAACGATTGCGAGCTGTCGTTTCACGCCAGGCAGCCGATCGACGTTTCCAAGGCAATCGCGCAGCACACAGCATATCAAGACTGCCTCGCAGAACTCGGCGTTCGCATTGTTTCTCTTCCCGCCGAACCGCACCTTCCGGATGCCGTCTTTGTGGAAGACCCTGCTTTGGTTTTCAATGAAGTCGCAATCATCTCTGTTATGGGAGCGCCAAGCAGACGACCCGAAGCCAGGAGTTTGGCGGACGCGCTCTCGCGTTATCGACCGATCAAGTTTCTGGCCGAGCCGGCTACTTTAGATGGCGGTGACGTGATGCGAGCCGGCCCTGAGGTGTTCGTAGGTTTGTCGCAGCGCACCAATCGCGAAGGCATCGCCCAATTGAGCGCCATCCTTCGGCCGTACGATTACCAGGTGCACCCCGTCGAGGTGAGAGGCTGCCTTCATCTAAAGAGCGCGTGTTCTTACATTGGCAACGCTACTGTCTTGGTGAATCGGTCGTGGATAGATGCAGAACCACTCCGTCGATTTGAACTGATCGATGTTCCCGATGAAGAGCCGGCCGCAGGGAACGCGCTGCTGGTCAAGGATGTTGTCGTGCTTCCTGCTTCTTTCCCTCATACCCGCGCGCTGCTCGAGCGGCGAGGCTTCCGCGTGCGAGCGATCGACGTGTCTGAATTGCAGAAAGCAGAGGCAGGCGTGACCTGCACGAGCTTAATCTTCGAGGACAGCGGATTGGGTTCGGGTGAAAACTAG
- a CDS encoding neutral/alkaline non-lysosomal ceramidase N-terminal domain-containing protein: MSKTLVSALVCMLLFAQLGALSPVVNVEKRGLKIGVAALPITPFGPNSDWNGTITDSGVWGEKFTDANHNGRWDSGEPFEDDPGNDALDSSSKGKYDGIYLAGFGNNRPATGKHDDLWARAIVMEYGETKIAIVSIDVIGYYSKANFYGVDEIKKLIEPRLGLNEILVASTHNHEAPDTIGAWGPNALSDGKYPKYLRFVDRQIAKAINQAGASTVRAVMKLGRTDPRNSPSIAGMQTRTYGRPPNFFDEELRVMQFFDGSRNRLDRVIATLINWNTHPESMESKNTVITSDFPHAVRAAVEKKYGGTAIYISGDLGAVEIIGDSNNKLADRARFDGKDYPLKPDSKRPEYTFERTEAIGRDVAKAVFEALERGEWSSTSGIDLKKATLRAPMDNSGYLFLASKGVLDTMPMPRPGERPELESTVYAIVIGDAQIVTTPGELFPEVFYGVDKHRRRDCVEADTRRPAEPSVRDLMTKKYKFVFGLCPDEFGYIVPGYDFIAPSPDPARGLREAQDPCKATGMPDHYHETNSASSQLAPRWACVAATLLGGRTPDSAACRK; encoded by the coding sequence ATGTCGAAAACCCTCGTCTCAGCGCTCGTATGCATGCTGTTGTTCGCACAGCTCGGCGCACTCTCACCCGTGGTGAACGTCGAGAAACGCGGCTTGAAGATCGGAGTCGCGGCCCTACCGATCACGCCTTTCGGACCAAATTCTGACTGGAACGGAACGATCACCGATTCGGGAGTGTGGGGTGAGAAGTTCACCGACGCCAATCACAACGGACGCTGGGATTCGGGCGAGCCTTTCGAAGATGATCCCGGCAACGATGCGCTCGACTCAAGCTCGAAGGGCAAGTACGACGGAATATACCTCGCGGGCTTTGGCAACAATCGGCCGGCTACAGGCAAGCACGATGATTTGTGGGCGCGCGCGATCGTGATGGAATACGGCGAGACCAAAATTGCGATCGTATCGATTGACGTCATCGGGTATTACTCGAAAGCAAACTTCTACGGAGTTGACGAGATCAAGAAGCTGATCGAACCCCGGCTAGGTTTGAACGAGATTCTGGTCGCCAGCACTCACAACCACGAGGCGCCTGATACCATCGGCGCGTGGGGGCCGAACGCGCTCAGCGACGGCAAGTATCCGAAGTACCTTCGATTTGTCGATCGGCAGATTGCGAAGGCGATCAACCAGGCTGGCGCTTCGACTGTGCGCGCGGTGATGAAGCTCGGGCGGACTGATCCCCGAAACTCTCCGTCAATCGCAGGGATGCAGACCCGCACTTACGGGCGGCCCCCGAACTTCTTTGATGAAGAACTGCGAGTGATGCAGTTTTTCGACGGCTCGCGAAACCGGCTCGACAGAGTAATCGCGACCCTCATCAACTGGAACACTCACCCGGAATCGATGGAGAGCAAAAACACCGTGATCACATCGGACTTTCCTCACGCGGTGCGAGCGGCGGTCGAAAAGAAGTATGGCGGCACGGCGATCTACATAAGCGGCGACCTCGGCGCGGTGGAGATCATTGGCGACTCGAATAACAAGCTCGCCGATCGCGCTCGATTCGATGGCAAAGACTATCCGTTGAAGCCTGACAGCAAACGTCCCGAGTACACCTTTGAGCGGACTGAAGCTATAGGGCGCGATGTAGCAAAAGCGGTATTCGAAGCTCTGGAACGAGGCGAGTGGAGCAGCACATCCGGAATCGATTTGAAGAAGGCTACGCTGCGAGCGCCGATGGACAACTCGGGCTATCTATTCCTGGCGAGCAAGGGCGTTCTCGATACGATGCCGATGCCTCGCCCGGGCGAACGGCCTGAGCTCGAGTCCACAGTCTATGCCATAGTTATTGGCGATGCGCAGATCGTCACGACTCCCGGCGAATTGTTTCCGGAAGTCTTCTACGGGGTAGACAAGCATCGCCGCCGCGATTGCGTTGAAGCGGATACCAGGCGTCCGGCTGAACCGAGCGTGCGCGACCTGATGACCAAGAAGTACAAGTTCGTGTTTGGGCTGTGCCCCGACGAGTTTGGCTATATCGTGCCTGGTTACGATTTTATCGCGCCGTCTCCCGACCCGGCGCGGGGGCTTCGCGAGGCGCAGGACCCGTGCAAAGCGACGGGTATGCCTGACCACTATCACGAGACGAATTCCGCGAGTTCACAGCTTGCTCCGCGGTGGGCGTGCGTGGCGGCGACGTTGCTTGGTGGAAGGACACCCGACTCGGCGGCTTGCAGGAAGTAA
- a CDS encoding DUF2268 domain-containing putative Zn-dependent protease (predicted Zn-dependent protease with a strongly conserved HExxH motif): MASFKRIIIVVGVILFFAQSPLAQTRPASYQSILERLLDNRHVINIVDDFLVFWDQAKDKTPRTQRRLWKRLVENKHQDYFDRAVYRTPDPGVRRAMLDEFLIRVPSQVEAIREFNKTISDLGASPLVEAAIFFKVRFRDYHQQHDIYIGLSMYRFDGAVRPVQNEAGVPDTLCLGAEVLSGYTREQTKIAITHEFFHLYHFGFLFEDPEDISPDEFRTAHMPLMIEGMAAAGAEEVFPFESRDMYLHFGKEELAAQQQDLTQNAGQYLDLIREGAYPEQYEPWFTNTHSGEAPPRGGYLLGYEVARRVMSAYGIERMVRMTPAELREHAEEQLAAMANERVLLMAAH, from the coding sequence ATGGCGAGCTTCAAAAGAATAATCATCGTGGTTGGCGTGATCTTATTCTTCGCGCAATCGCCGCTTGCTCAAACCAGACCCGCTTCATACCAATCCATTCTCGAAAGACTCCTCGATAACCGGCACGTCATCAACATAGTCGACGACTTCCTCGTCTTTTGGGACCAGGCAAAGGACAAAACGCCGAGGACCCAGCGAAGACTGTGGAAGCGGCTGGTTGAGAACAAGCATCAGGACTACTTCGATCGAGCGGTTTATCGCACCCCGGACCCCGGCGTCCGCCGCGCGATGCTCGACGAGTTCCTCATTCGCGTGCCGAGTCAGGTTGAAGCCATTCGCGAGTTTAACAAGACGATATCCGATCTCGGCGCCAGCCCCCTTGTAGAGGCGGCCATCTTTTTCAAGGTGCGCTTCCGCGACTACCACCAGCAGCACGATATCTACATTGGCCTGAGCATGTATCGATTCGATGGGGCCGTTCGTCCGGTTCAGAACGAAGCCGGCGTGCCCGACACCCTGTGCCTTGGCGCGGAAGTGCTCTCGGGCTACACGCGCGAACAGACTAAGATTGCGATCACTCACGAGTTCTTCCACCTTTATCATTTCGGGTTTCTGTTTGAAGACCCCGAAGATATCTCTCCGGACGAGTTTCGCACGGCGCACATGCCGTTGATGATCGAGGGCATGGCCGCGGCCGGCGCTGAAGAAGTTTTTCCCTTCGAGTCTCGCGACATGTATCTACACTTCGGAAAGGAAGAGCTCGCTGCTCAGCAACAGGATCTTACCCAGAACGCCGGCCAGTACCTCGATCTGATCCGAGAGGGCGCGTACCCCGAGCAGTACGAGCCGTGGTTCACCAACACCCATAGCGGCGAAGCGCCACCGCGCGGAGGCTATTTGCTCGGCTACGAAGTGGCCCGCCGAGTGATGTCCGCATACGGGATCGAGCGGATGGTGCGCATGACCCCAGCCGAACTTCGCGAGCACGCCGAGGAACAACTCGCTGCGATGGCCAACGAGCGCGTTCTTTTGATGGCCGCGCATTGA
- a CDS encoding DUF5678 domain-containing protein: protein MDISAMSSQFAEHEDKWVAINETDNTIVATGDSIFDVDREAEQKGYDNVLLFKVPRFDVGFIP from the coding sequence ATGGACATATCAGCGATGTCTTCGCAGTTTGCAGAGCACGAAGATAAGTGGGTAGCAATCAACGAGACTGATAACACCATCGTTGCCACGGGAGACAGCATCTTCGACGTAGATCGAGAGGCTGAACAGAAGGGTTATGACAATGTCCTGCTCTTCAAAGTGCCTCGCTTCGATGTTGGTTTCATTCCGTAG